From Vicia villosa cultivar HV-30 ecotype Madison, WI unplaced genomic scaffold, Vvil1.0 ctg.002484F_1_1, whole genome shotgun sequence, one genomic window encodes:
- the LOC131638919 gene encoding piriformospora indica-insensitive protein 2-like produces MDESLVFLWFMFMLFMMSSQNKPPIDPLEQNALYHLLNSINPTIPWTTLFPDDLCVTAPSFVVCESHRQQNQTSKSHIVELTFPPCSPNSTLDPSLFTPFPYLRKISFSNCFNNMHISLPSFPPSIQELVFIDNPSLVSPLEPFLRNLTSLKKLVLVGNGFYGELPTNIGSFHNLEQLNLSRNNLSGEVPTSIGMLEKLEILDLSHNDFKGCVPEQVGNLVNLLKLNLSQNGFACKIPESFIHLKKLEYLDLSFNRFGNFGVPLFLGKFHKMKELHLSGNSLSGKIPEIWKKLGGVEKVGFSKMDLVGEIPASMGIHLKNLSYLGLDNNNLEGPVPKEFRFLLKIANEINLENNNLSGRITFICGGGVGGNKLKLGGNVGLYVENKNDSCPGDVIFNGGSLQLFDPLVLVLLFIIFFVFT; encoded by the coding sequence aTGGATGAATCACTCGTATTTTTGTGGTTCATGTTCATGCTCTTTATGATGAGCTCCCAAAACAAACCTCCCATTGACCCACTTGAACAGAATGCACTCTACCATCTCCTCAACTCCATCAACCCAACCATTCCTTGGACCACTCTCTTCCCCGACGATCTCTGCGTCACTGCACCAAGCTTCGTCGTCTGCGAATCTCATCGTCAACAAAACCAAACTTCCAAATCACACATTGTTGAACTCACATTTCCACCTTGTTCCCCTAACTCCACCCTCGACCCTTCTCTCTTCACCCCTTTCCCATACCTTCGTAAAATCTCCTTCTCCAACTGCTTCAACAACATGCACATTTCACTTCCCTCTTTCCCTCCATCTATCCAAGAACTCGTCTTCATCGACAATCCATCTCTTGTTTcacctcttgaaccttttctCCGCAACCTTACCTCTCTCAAGAAACTTGTCTTGGTCGGAAACGGCTTCTATGGTGAACTTCCGACCAACATTGGTAGTTTTCATAACCTGGAACAGCTTAATCTCTCAAGAAACAATCTCTCCGGCGAGGTTCCGACGAGTATCGGAATGCTCGAGAAACTGGAGATTCTTGATCTCAGTCATAACGACTTCAAAGGGTGTGTACCCGAACAGGTTGGGAATCTTGTTAATCTTTTGAAACTTAACTTGAGCCAGAATGGGTTTGCTTGTAAAATCCCAGAGAGTTTTATCCATTTGAAAAAGTTGGAGTATTTGGATTTAAGCTTCAACCGTTTTGGTAACTTTGGTGTCCCATTGTTCTTAGGAAAATTTCACAAAATGAAGGAACTTCATTTGAGTGGGAACTCACTCTCTGGTAAGATTCCGGAAATATGGAAAAAACTGGGCGGTGTTGAAAAAGTAGGATTTTCTAAAATGGATTTGGTTGGTGAAATCCCAGCTTCAATGGGGATTCATCTGAAAAATCTTTCTTATCTTGGTCTTGATAACAACAACCTTGAAGGCCCTGTTCCTAAGGAATTCAGGTTTCTTTTGAAGATTGCTAATGAGATAAACTTGGAGAACAACAATTTGAGTGGTAGAATCACTTTCATTTGTGGAGGAGGAGTTGGAGGGAACAAGTTGAAGTTGGGAGGAAATGTAGGGCTGTATGTGGAAAACAAGAATGATAGTTGTCCTGGTGATGTCATTTTCAATGGGGGTTCTTTGCAGCTTTTTGATCCTCTTGTGTTGGTTTTGCTCTTCATCATATTCTTCGTCTTCACTTga
- the LOC131638911 gene encoding TMV resistance protein N-like isoform X1 — protein sequence MDFSTSPKPSSSFSYEFTYDVFLSFRGLDTRYTFTGNLYKALSDTGIRTFIDDRELEGGDEIKPSLSNAIEDSRIAILVFSINYASSSFCLDELVHIIHHFTQNNRLVLPVFYGVDPSLLRHQIGSYGEAIAKHRDRFQNDTVNMERLQKWKVALNQASNWSGYNFHIGNGYEYNLIGEIVKKVTNKINRVPLHVANYPVGLQSRLQKVNSLFDVRFDDKVQMLGIYGFGGLGKTTLARAIYNFIADQFEVLCFLHNVRENSAKHSLEHLQEMILSKMKGPEIRLGDVSEGIPMLRQRLHRKKVLLVLDDVDELKQLQVLAGGLDWFGLGSVVIVTTRDKHLLASHGIERTYEVDKLNQVEAQELLRWNSFKSNTFDSSFEGVLKRAVTYASGLPLALEVVGSNLFGKNIGQWKSTLDWYERIPDKKIQEILKVSFDALEEYEQSVFLDIACCFRGYEFLEVENILDAHYGDCMKHKIEVLVDRSLIKINQEGKHDTVTLHDLIEDMGKEIVRQESSKELGKRSRLWFHKDIVHVLEENLGTDKIEIIYLDCPSVEVVVDWKGKSFKKMKNLKTLIIKQGHFSKCPTSFPNSLRVLEWQRYPSRYIPSNFCPKKLAICKLPNNCFTSLELASFLNQASETNIFFYSIYIYKSILRLFILILFMQKLTNLKVLDFKDSEYLTHIPDVSGLSNLEEFSMNNCKNLLKIHNSVGHLNKLKDLNAKGCSKLQSFPPLKLTSLKKLQLSGCESLKSFPEILGEMQYITAIELHETSIEEFPLSFQNLTGLCLLKVVGNGMRRLSSNSLMMSNLWSVHIENCHLLFPKENDKFSSEMFPQVGSLELFNSNLSDEFLPKFLTLFANVTILDLSANHFTILPECLKECDFLYKLCLDDCKNLQEIRGIPPSLKYFSAKSCVSLTSSSRSMLLNQELHEARGTHFYFSAGTEGIPEWFEHQSNGPSISFWSRNYLPSIALLLVTKLKHGVDTSDCLVNINLFINGYGYYVDSREVHEWQEIKPGHAYLFDLHLHSRVLNFNMEHRNEKLWNVKFKLEEALSKNEWIHVEVTYTHQMKDALLIESGIHIFKEENSMENIRFSNPYKKSRFVDAETDMELEI from the exons ATGGATTTCTCGACATCaccaaaaccttcttcttctttctcctaTGAATTCACCTACGACGTCTTCCTCAGTTTCAGAGGCCTTGACACTCGTTACACTTTTACCGGAAATCTCTACAAAGCTCTTTCAGATACTGGAATACGCACCTTCATAGATGATAGAGAGCTTGAAGGAGGTGATGAAATCAAACCATCACTTTCTAACGCCATCGAAGACTCTAGAATCGCTATTCTTGTATTCTCTATCAACTACgcttcttcttccttttgtttAGACGAACTCGTCCACATCATTCATCACTTCACGCAAAACAATCGTTTGGTTTTGCCCGTTTTCTACGGCGTCGATCCTTCTCTCTTGCGTCATCAAATTGGAAGCTATGGTGAAGCAATAGCTAAACATAGAGACAGGTTCCAAAATGATACTGTGAATATGGAGAGGTTGCAGAAATGGAAGGTGGCTCTTAACCAAGCATCCAACTGGTCCGGCTACAATTTTCATATTGG GAATGGATATGAATACAATTTAATTGGGGAGATAGTAAAAAAAGTCACCAACAAGATTAATCGTGTTCCTTTGCACGTTGCAAATTATCCGGTTGGACTCCAGTCTCGATTACAAAAAGTGAATTCACTTTTTGatgttagatttgatgataaaGTTCAAATGTTAGGGATATATGGATTTGGAGGATTGGGAAAAACAACACTTGCCCGAGCAATTTACAATTTCATCGCCGATCAATTTGAAGTGTTATGTTTTCTTCATAACGTGAGAGAAAATTCAGCTAAGCATAGCTTGGAACATCTTCAAGAGATGATCCTTTCCAAAATGAAGGGACCGGAAATTCGGCTTGGAGATGTCAGCGAGGGGATTCCAATGTTAAGGCAAAGGCTACATCGAAAGAAGGTTTTGTTGGTTCTCGATGATGTTGATGAACTGAAGCAGTTGCAGGTTTTAGCTGGAGGACTTGATTGGTTTGGTCTTGGGAGCGTAGTAATTGTTACCACTCGAGACAAGCATTTGCTAGCAAGTCATGGGATTGAAAGAACATATGAAGTAGATAAGTTAAACCAAGTAGAAGCTCAGGAATTGTTGAGGTGGAACTCGTTTAAAAGTAACACATTTGATTCAAGTTTTGAAGGCGTTTTAAAACGCGCAGTAACTTATGCTTCTGGACTTCCATTGGCTTTAGAAGTAGTCGGTTCcaatttgtttggaaagaatataGGACAATGGAAATCTACATTGGATTGGTACGAAAGGATTCCTGACAAAAAAATCCAAGAGATACTTAAAGTAAGTTTTGATGCTTTAGAGGAATATGAGCAAAGTGTTTTCCTTGACATCGCTTGTTGCTTCAGAGGGTATGAGTTCTTAGAGGTTGAAAATATACTCGATGCTCATTATGGTGACTGCATGAAGCATAAAATTGAAGTGTTGGTTGACAGATCTCTCATAAAGATTAATCAGGAAGGTAAACATGATACTGTGACATTACATGACTTGATCGAGGACATGGGTAAAGAAATTGTTCGTCAAGAATCATCCAAAGAGCTTGGTAAACGCAGTAGATTGTGGTTCCATAAAGATATAGTTCATGTTTTAGAAGAAAATTTG GGAACAGATAAAATTGAAATCATATATCTGGATTGCCCCTCGGTTGAAGTAGTGGTTGATTGGAAGGGAAAGAGCTTCAAGAAAATGAAAAATCTCAAAACACTTATTATTAAACAAGGTCATTTTTCTAAATGTCCTACAAGTTTTCCAAATAGTTTGAGAGTATTGGAATGGCAGAGATATCCTTCACGGTATATACCATCTAACTTTTGTCCCAAGAAACTGGCCATATGTAAGTTACCCAATAATTGCTTTACCTCATTGGAATTGGCTAGCTTTTTGAACCAGGCAAgtgaaacaaatatatttttctattctatatatatttataaatccaTTTTAAgattattcattttaattttatttatgcaGAAGTTAACAAATCTCAAAGTTTTGGACTTCAAAGATTCTGAATATTTAACGCATATACCTGATGTATCGGGTTTATCAAACTTAGAAGAATTTTCGATGAATAATTGTAAGAATTTACTTAAGATCCACAATTCTGTTGGGCACTTGAATAAACTCAAAGACTTGAATGCTAAGGGTTGCAGCAAGCTCCAGAGTTTTCCACCCTTGAAGTTGACCTCTCTTAAAAAATTGCAACTTTCAGGTTGTGAGAGTCTTAAGAGTTTTCCAGAAATATTGGGAGAGATGCAATATATAACCGCCATTGAATTGCATGAAACTTCCATAGAAGAATTTCCACTTTCATTTCAAAATCTCACTGGCCTTTGCCTTTTAAAAGTAGTTGGAAATGGAATGCGTAGGTTATCGAGTAACAGTCTTATGATGTCAAATTTGTGGAGTGTTCATATTGAGAATTGTCATctattatttccaaaagaaaatGATAAATTCAGTTCTGAGATGTTTCCACAAGTGGGATCTCTAGAGCTCTTTAACTCCAACCTGTCAGATGAATTTCTTCCAAAATTTCTTACTTTATTTGCTAATGTGACAATATTAGACCTATCGGCGAATCATTTCACAATTCTTCCTGAATGCCTCAAAGAATGTGACTTTTTATATAAGCTTTGTTTAGATGATTGCAAGAATCTTCAGGAAATTAGAGGAATCCCGCCGAGTTTAAAATATTTCTCTGCAAAATCTTGCGTTTCTTTGACATCATCGTCTAGAAGCATGCTACTGAATCAG GAATTGCATGAGGCTAGAGGCACCCACTTCTATTTTTCTGCTGGAACTGAGGGAATTCCAGAGTGGTTTGAGCACCAGAGTAATGGACCTTCAATTTCGTTTTGGTCTCGTAACTACCTCCCTTCTATTGCTCTTTTACTTGTTACTAAGTTGAAGCATGGAGTTGACACATCCGATTGCTTAGTAAATATCAATCTGTTCATCAATGGCTATGGATATTATGTTGACTCTCGCGAAGTTCATGAATGGCAAGAGATTAAACCGGGCCATGCATATCTATTTGATCTGCACCTGCATAGCCGGGTTCTCAACTTTAACATGGAACATAGAAATGAGAAACTCTGGAATGTGAAATTCAAACTAGAGGAAGCACTTTCAAAAAATGAGTGGATCCATGTAGAGGTCACATACACCCATCAGATGAAGGATGCATTACTTATTGAAAGTGGAATCCACATATTCAAAGAGGAAAATAGCATGGAGAATATTCGATTTAGCAATCCTTATAAAAAGAGTAGATTTGTGGATGCAGAGACTGATATGGAGTTGGAAATTTAG
- the LOC131638911 gene encoding TMV resistance protein N-like isoform X2 — MDFSTSPKPSSSFSYEFTYDVFLSFRGLDTRYTFTGNLYKALSDTGIRTFIDDRELEGGDEIKPSLSNAIEDSRIAILVFSINYASSSFCLDELVHIIHHFTQNNRLVLPVFYGVDPSLLRHQIGSYGEAIAKHRDRFQNDTVNMERLQKWKVALNQASNWSGYNFHIGNGYEYNLIGEIVKKVTNKINRVPLHVANYPVGLQSRLQKVNSLFDVRFDDKVQMLGIYGFGGLGKTTLARAIYNFIADQFEVLCFLHNVRENSAKHSLEHLQEMILSKMKGPEIRLGDVSEGIPMLRQRLHRKKVLLVLDDVDELKQLQVLAGGLDWFGLGSVVIVTTRDKHLLASHGIERTYEVDKLNQVEAQELLRWNSFKSNTFDSSFEGVLKRAVTYASGLPLALEVVGSNLFGKNIGQWKSTLDWYERIPDKKIQEILKVSFDALEEYEQSVFLDIACCFRGYEFLEVENILDAHYGDCMKHKIEVLVDRSLIKINQEGKHDTVTLHDLIEDMGKEIVRQESSKELGKRSRLWFHKDIVHVLEENLGTDKIEIIYLDCPSVEVVVDWKGKSFKKMKNLKTLIIKQGHFSKCPTSFPNSLRVLEWQRYPSRYIPSNFCPKKLAICKLPNNCFTSLELASFLNQKLTNLKVLDFKDSEYLTHIPDVSGLSNLEEFSMNNCKNLLKIHNSVGHLNKLKDLNAKGCSKLQSFPPLKLTSLKKLQLSGCESLKSFPEILGEMQYITAIELHETSIEEFPLSFQNLTGLCLLKVVGNGMRRLSSNSLMMSNLWSVHIENCHLLFPKENDKFSSEMFPQVGSLELFNSNLSDEFLPKFLTLFANVTILDLSANHFTILPECLKECDFLYKLCLDDCKNLQEIRGIPPSLKYFSAKSCVSLTSSSRSMLLNQELHEARGTHFYFSAGTEGIPEWFEHQSNGPSISFWSRNYLPSIALLLVTKLKHGVDTSDCLVNINLFINGYGYYVDSREVHEWQEIKPGHAYLFDLHLHSRVLNFNMEHRNEKLWNVKFKLEEALSKNEWIHVEVTYTHQMKDALLIESGIHIFKEENSMENIRFSNPYKKSRFVDAETDMELEI; from the exons ATGGATTTCTCGACATCaccaaaaccttcttcttctttctcctaTGAATTCACCTACGACGTCTTCCTCAGTTTCAGAGGCCTTGACACTCGTTACACTTTTACCGGAAATCTCTACAAAGCTCTTTCAGATACTGGAATACGCACCTTCATAGATGATAGAGAGCTTGAAGGAGGTGATGAAATCAAACCATCACTTTCTAACGCCATCGAAGACTCTAGAATCGCTATTCTTGTATTCTCTATCAACTACgcttcttcttccttttgtttAGACGAACTCGTCCACATCATTCATCACTTCACGCAAAACAATCGTTTGGTTTTGCCCGTTTTCTACGGCGTCGATCCTTCTCTCTTGCGTCATCAAATTGGAAGCTATGGTGAAGCAATAGCTAAACATAGAGACAGGTTCCAAAATGATACTGTGAATATGGAGAGGTTGCAGAAATGGAAGGTGGCTCTTAACCAAGCATCCAACTGGTCCGGCTACAATTTTCATATTGG GAATGGATATGAATACAATTTAATTGGGGAGATAGTAAAAAAAGTCACCAACAAGATTAATCGTGTTCCTTTGCACGTTGCAAATTATCCGGTTGGACTCCAGTCTCGATTACAAAAAGTGAATTCACTTTTTGatgttagatttgatgataaaGTTCAAATGTTAGGGATATATGGATTTGGAGGATTGGGAAAAACAACACTTGCCCGAGCAATTTACAATTTCATCGCCGATCAATTTGAAGTGTTATGTTTTCTTCATAACGTGAGAGAAAATTCAGCTAAGCATAGCTTGGAACATCTTCAAGAGATGATCCTTTCCAAAATGAAGGGACCGGAAATTCGGCTTGGAGATGTCAGCGAGGGGATTCCAATGTTAAGGCAAAGGCTACATCGAAAGAAGGTTTTGTTGGTTCTCGATGATGTTGATGAACTGAAGCAGTTGCAGGTTTTAGCTGGAGGACTTGATTGGTTTGGTCTTGGGAGCGTAGTAATTGTTACCACTCGAGACAAGCATTTGCTAGCAAGTCATGGGATTGAAAGAACATATGAAGTAGATAAGTTAAACCAAGTAGAAGCTCAGGAATTGTTGAGGTGGAACTCGTTTAAAAGTAACACATTTGATTCAAGTTTTGAAGGCGTTTTAAAACGCGCAGTAACTTATGCTTCTGGACTTCCATTGGCTTTAGAAGTAGTCGGTTCcaatttgtttggaaagaatataGGACAATGGAAATCTACATTGGATTGGTACGAAAGGATTCCTGACAAAAAAATCCAAGAGATACTTAAAGTAAGTTTTGATGCTTTAGAGGAATATGAGCAAAGTGTTTTCCTTGACATCGCTTGTTGCTTCAGAGGGTATGAGTTCTTAGAGGTTGAAAATATACTCGATGCTCATTATGGTGACTGCATGAAGCATAAAATTGAAGTGTTGGTTGACAGATCTCTCATAAAGATTAATCAGGAAGGTAAACATGATACTGTGACATTACATGACTTGATCGAGGACATGGGTAAAGAAATTGTTCGTCAAGAATCATCCAAAGAGCTTGGTAAACGCAGTAGATTGTGGTTCCATAAAGATATAGTTCATGTTTTAGAAGAAAATTTG GGAACAGATAAAATTGAAATCATATATCTGGATTGCCCCTCGGTTGAAGTAGTGGTTGATTGGAAGGGAAAGAGCTTCAAGAAAATGAAAAATCTCAAAACACTTATTATTAAACAAGGTCATTTTTCTAAATGTCCTACAAGTTTTCCAAATAGTTTGAGAGTATTGGAATGGCAGAGATATCCTTCACGGTATATACCATCTAACTTTTGTCCCAAGAAACTGGCCATATGTAAGTTACCCAATAATTGCTTTACCTCATTGGAATTGGCTAGCTTTTTGAACCAG AAGTTAACAAATCTCAAAGTTTTGGACTTCAAAGATTCTGAATATTTAACGCATATACCTGATGTATCGGGTTTATCAAACTTAGAAGAATTTTCGATGAATAATTGTAAGAATTTACTTAAGATCCACAATTCTGTTGGGCACTTGAATAAACTCAAAGACTTGAATGCTAAGGGTTGCAGCAAGCTCCAGAGTTTTCCACCCTTGAAGTTGACCTCTCTTAAAAAATTGCAACTTTCAGGTTGTGAGAGTCTTAAGAGTTTTCCAGAAATATTGGGAGAGATGCAATATATAACCGCCATTGAATTGCATGAAACTTCCATAGAAGAATTTCCACTTTCATTTCAAAATCTCACTGGCCTTTGCCTTTTAAAAGTAGTTGGAAATGGAATGCGTAGGTTATCGAGTAACAGTCTTATGATGTCAAATTTGTGGAGTGTTCATATTGAGAATTGTCATctattatttccaaaagaaaatGATAAATTCAGTTCTGAGATGTTTCCACAAGTGGGATCTCTAGAGCTCTTTAACTCCAACCTGTCAGATGAATTTCTTCCAAAATTTCTTACTTTATTTGCTAATGTGACAATATTAGACCTATCGGCGAATCATTTCACAATTCTTCCTGAATGCCTCAAAGAATGTGACTTTTTATATAAGCTTTGTTTAGATGATTGCAAGAATCTTCAGGAAATTAGAGGAATCCCGCCGAGTTTAAAATATTTCTCTGCAAAATCTTGCGTTTCTTTGACATCATCGTCTAGAAGCATGCTACTGAATCAG GAATTGCATGAGGCTAGAGGCACCCACTTCTATTTTTCTGCTGGAACTGAGGGAATTCCAGAGTGGTTTGAGCACCAGAGTAATGGACCTTCAATTTCGTTTTGGTCTCGTAACTACCTCCCTTCTATTGCTCTTTTACTTGTTACTAAGTTGAAGCATGGAGTTGACACATCCGATTGCTTAGTAAATATCAATCTGTTCATCAATGGCTATGGATATTATGTTGACTCTCGCGAAGTTCATGAATGGCAAGAGATTAAACCGGGCCATGCATATCTATTTGATCTGCACCTGCATAGCCGGGTTCTCAACTTTAACATGGAACATAGAAATGAGAAACTCTGGAATGTGAAATTCAAACTAGAGGAAGCACTTTCAAAAAATGAGTGGATCCATGTAGAGGTCACATACACCCATCAGATGAAGGATGCATTACTTATTGAAAGTGGAATCCACATATTCAAAGAGGAAAATAGCATGGAGAATATTCGATTTAGCAATCCTTATAAAAAGAGTAGATTTGTGGATGCAGAGACTGATATGGAGTTGGAAATTTAG
- the LOC131638915 gene encoding protein SCARECROW-like: MMKLGFEVLHANPNMIHHPHMHQTWDYTIITNDLLLPPPIQTNPYPKPLTENHSLNLGNNNEICDWVEHITKHFVEDHLPQNSSDNHTIHNLHTQTNTLDLVHNHSHNHNNNDYESDQGLNLITLLMECAVAISVENLGEAHRMLLELTQLASPYKTSCAERVVAYFAKAMISRVMNSWLGVCSPLIDHRTIHSSLQVFNNVSPFIKFSHFTSNQAILEAVNRCSSIHIIDLDIMQGLQWPAFFHILATRMEGRPKVRMTGMGASMELLVETGKNLSNFARRLGLCLEFYPLACKFGEVVDVSMLQIRPNETLAVHWLQHSLYDSTGPDWKTLRLLEELEPRIITLVEQDVNIGGSFLDRFVGSLHYYSTLFDSLGSYLHSDDSNRNIVEHDLLSKEINNILAIGGPKRSGEEKFRLWRSELVGRNSFEQVPMSGNSMAQAQLILNMFSPAHGYSVAQVDGMLRLGWKDTSLYTASSWTCRDSR, translated from the coding sequence ATGATGAAACTAGGATTTGAAGTCCTTCATGCAAATCCAAACATGATTCATCATCCACACATGCATCAAACATGGGACTACACCATCATTACAAATGACTTACTATTACCACCTCCCATCCAAACAAATCCTTATCCAAAACCACTAACAGAAAACCACTCCTTAAACTTAGGAAACAATAATGAGATATGTGATTGGGTTGAACACATTACTAAACACTTTGTTGAAGATCACTTACCACAAAACTCTTCTGATAATCATACTATTCATAATCTTCACactcaaacaaacaccttagatTTAGTTCATAATCATAgccataatcataataataatgattatgaAAGTGATCAAGGGTTGAATCTGATAACCCTTTTGATGGAATGTGCAGTGGCAATATCAGttgagaatcttggtgaagctcATAGAATGTTACTAGAGTTAACACAACTAGCTTCACCTTATAAAACATCATGTGCTGAACGTGTTGTTGCTTATTTTGCAAAGGCAATGATAAGTAGAGTCATGAATTCATGGCTTGGAGTTTGTTCTCCTTTGATTGATCATAGAACCATTCACTCttcactccaagtcttcaacaatGTTTCCCCTTTCATCAAATTTTCACATTTTACTTCAAACCAAGCGATTCTCGAAGCCGTGAATCGTTGTAGTAGCATTCATATAATTGATTTGGATATCATGCAAGGTCTTCAATGGCCTGCTTTTTTTCACATACTCGCGACTCGGATGGAGGGTCGACCTAAGGTTCGGATGACGGGGATGGGAGCATCGATGGAGCTTCTTGTTGAGACGGGGAAAAATTTATCGAATTTCGCGAGAAGGCTTGGTTTGTGTTTGGAGTTTTACCCTCTAGCATGTAAGTTTGGTGAAGTTGTTGATGTTTCCATGTTGCAAATTAGGCCTAATGAGACACTTGCAGTGCATTGGTTGCAGCATTCTTTGTATGACTCAACTGGACCTGATTGGAAAACTTTGAGACTTCTTGAGGAATTGGAACCAAGAATCATAACTTTGGTAGAACAAGATGTTAACATTGGAGGCTCATTCTTGGACCGGTTTGTCGGTTCGTTACATTACTATTCTACACTTTTTGATTCTCTTGGATCATATTTGCATAGTGATGATTCTAACAGGAACATTGTTGAGCATGATCTTCTATCTAAAGAGATTAACAATATATTGGCGATAGGGGGGCCTAAGAGGAGTGGTGAAGAGAAGTTTAGGCTTTGGAGAAGTGAACTTGTAGGAAGAAATAGTTTTGAGCAGGTTCCAATGAGTGGTAATTCAATGGCTCAAGCACAGTTGATATTGAACATGTTTTCACCAGCTCATGGTTATAGTGTTGCTCAAGTTGATGGCATGTTGAGGCTTGGTTGGAAGGATACTAGTTTGTATACAGCTTCTTCGTGGACTTGTAGAGATTCTAGGTAG